A window from Methanomicrobia archaeon encodes these proteins:
- a CDS encoding type II toxin-antitoxin system HicA family toxin, translating into MPVVSGKELVRVLKKAGFVEVRRKGSHVSFQKVTAGKTFKTVVPLHNELAKGTLLDIPHQTGLSKDDLITLLK; encoded by the coding sequence CTGCCCGTGGTCTCAGGAAAGGAACTTGTCAGAGTCCTGAAGAAAGCGGGGTTTGTCGAAGTTCGGCGTAAGGGCAGTCACGTCTCGTTTCAAAAAGTAACTGCAGGGAAAACTTTCAAAACCGTTGTCCCCTTGCATAACGAACTCGCGAAAGGGACGTTACTTGATATCCCGCATCAAACCGGGTTGAGTAAAGATGATTTAATCACACTTCTTAAATAA
- a CDS encoding type II toxin-antitoxin system HicB family antitoxin produces MENKRVFLVSIIQEGKFFVARCPELGVTSQGESLLEAQKNLKEAIELYIESFGLEDLPGVSVTPYWTPLEVKVEVEAEAADALNCPWSQERNLSES; encoded by the coding sequence ATGGAGAACAAACGGGTATTTCTGGTGTCCATCATCCAGGAAGGTAAATTCTTTGTGGCACGGTGTCCAGAACTTGGCGTGACATCACAAGGCGAATCCCTTTTGGAAGCACAGAAGAATCTCAAAGAGGCTATCGAACTTTACATCGAGAGTTTTGGGCTTGAAGACCTGCCTGGCGTATCTGTTACCCCTTACTGGACACCGTTAGAGGTAAAAGTAGAAGTAGAGGCAGAAGCGGCGGATGCCTTAAACTGCCCGTGGTCTCAGGAAAGGAACTTGTCAGAGTCCTGA